In the Bacillus amyloliquefaciens DSM 7 = ATCC 23350 genome, GCGGAAAGCTGGAAGATTTCCAAAGATCAGCTTACCTACACGTTCCGCTTAAGAAAAAACCTCGTTTTCAGCGACGGTTCGCCGCTGACCGCAAAGGATGTCGCATTCACTTTAACATTGCTGCATGATCCTGCATACGCGGGCTATGAAGATATCACCACGGCTTATATTAAAGGCGGTAAGGCTTATAAAGAAGGAAAAGCAAAGACGATAGAGGGCATTCATGTCCTTGATGACAGAACCATTAAAATCACGACCGAGAAAGTCAGTGCGAAGTCGCTGCTTCTTTTGGGAGGGCAGGTGCTGTCAGAAGCCTACTACGGAAAGAATTACCGATTCGGCAAACTGGATTATTTAAAAGAGCTTTATGCCAAACCGATCGGAGCGGGACCTTATCAATTTACAGAATACCTTCCGGGACAGGAAATACGCTATCAGGCCAATGAACACTATTATTCCGGAAAACCGAAAACAGAAAAGCTGATTTATAAAATTATCGATCCGTCAACTTCCCTTCAGCTGTTTGAAACGGGTGACCTTGATTACGCTTCTTTTTCACCTGATGATGATACGGTTGAGCATTTAAAAAGCCTTGGTTTTGCGAATATCAGCGTATCTGTCGTGAATGATTACGGGCTTGTGTACGTCAATCATAAGCGTCCGCCTTTCCAAGACAAGAAAGTGTCCCAAGCGCTTATTTACGGGCTTGACCGTCAAAAAATCGTCGATGTCCGCTTTAAACGCTACGGAGAGGTCGCAAATGTGCCGGTGTCTCCGGTTTCGTGGGCTTATAACGACAAAGGTGTCAATCCGTACACGTTTAACCCGAAAAAAGCCAAGAAGCTTCTCGATGAAGCAGGCTGGAAAACGGGAAAAGACGGCGTGCGTGAAAAAAACGGCAAAAAGCTTGAAATCAGCTATTACACCTCTAAAGCGGATGATGATTTCATCCCGATCGCGAAAGAAAATTATGCGGACATCGGAATCTCATTAAAACCGGAAGTGATGGATTTTAATACAGAGGTAGCGAAAATAAATGATAAACAGTATGATCTTGCCGCCGTTTCCACATCGCAGATTCTTGATCCGAATGACACGGTGGAAAAGCTGGCTTCCGGCCATCCCAATAATGTGACGGGATATTCCAATCCTAAAGCGGACCGGCTGATAGAGGAAGGGGCCGGCACGCTTGATATCAGCAAAAGAAAAGAGATTTATCACCAGCTGTATCGGGAGCTCGGGGAGAATCCGCCTTACATCCTGATCCATTACCGTCAAAGCGCAAGGGCTGTCAGCGGAAAAATAAAAGGGCTTGAGCCTGACAATTATTCGGGAATCAGTTCAAGTCTCTCAAAGGTCTCAATTCAATAAAAACAATTAGGCAAAATACCCGGTGCATCCTGGGTATTTTGCCCTTTCAGCGGAAGGGGGAGGCTTTTTGTGAAACGGTATGCCGCAGAACGATTCATACAAATGCTTGTGATCTTATTCGGTACGTCCTTTATTATTTTTTTCTTATTCGCCATGCTGCCGGGCGATTATATTGATTCGAATGTAAACTTGACTCCGGAAAGAGCGAAGGAGCTAAAAGCGCTTTACGGCCTGGATCAGCCGATTTGGCGGCGTTATGTGACGTGGCTCGGCAATGTGTTCAGCGGAGATTTGGGGTTTTCTTTGAAGTATCAGGAAAACGTCCTGTCGCTGCTTCAGAAATATGTCTGGAATTCGTTTTTTGTCGCGTTTCTGGCTTTGCTTATCACATGGTCTGCCGCGATGATAACGGGTGTCATATCCGCTGTCAGGAAATACTCATGGTTTGACGGGATCGTAACGTTTCTTGTTTTTGCTTCCATGGCATTCCCGTCTTTTTTTATCAGCCTTCTGTTTATTAAATGGTTTGGAGTGGATTTAAAAATACTGCCCGTCGGAGGGATGATTGATACCGGAAGCACGAGTTCTGGTTTTTCTTACGTGCTTGAAGCCGCCAGGCATATGATTCTCCCGGTTGTGATTTTATCTATGCTCGGCATCGGCTCGCTGACAAGATATTTCCGCTCCGGGATGCTTGATGTGATCAGGCAGGATTATATCAGAACGGCGCGGGCGAAGGGGTTGAAAGAGCGCACTGTCATTTGGAAGCATGCGTTGAAAAATGCGCTCATTCCGGCTGTCACCCTGCTTGCTTTTGAACTGCCGGGATTGTTTTCGGGGGCCATCATTATTGAACAGATTTTCGGGTGGCCGGGTGTCGGCCGTATTCAGCTGGAATCTGTGCATTATCGGGACTACCCGGTTTTGATGGCGTTTACCTTGTTTTTGTCTTGTTTAACGATTGTTGGGAACTTCTTGGCGGATATCGCTTATGCCGCGATT is a window encoding:
- a CDS encoding ABC transporter substrate-binding protein, yielding MKRNTLKIKTTGILLASSVAFMLSGCALGSAGEEASSATDKKEETRIAHVKTKEFKASHPEALPAKSKARTDTFVAGISAPGGVFLPYFYENGWDGNATDPIFEPLVKLDKTGKPAPALAESWKISKDQLTYTFRLRKNLVFSDGSPLTAKDVAFTLTLLHDPAYAGYEDITTAYIKGGKAYKEGKAKTIEGIHVLDDRTIKITTEKVSAKSLLLLGGQVLSEAYYGKNYRFGKLDYLKELYAKPIGAGPYQFTEYLPGQEIRYQANEHYYSGKPKTEKLIYKIIDPSTSLQLFETGDLDYASFSPDDDTVEHLKSLGFANISVSVVNDYGLVYVNHKRPPFQDKKVSQALIYGLDRQKIVDVRFKRYGEVANVPVSPVSWAYNDKGVNPYTFNPKKAKKLLDEAGWKTGKDGVREKNGKKLEISYYTSKADDDFIPIAKENYADIGISLKPEVMDFNTEVAKINDKQYDLAAVSTSQILDPNDTVEKLASGHPNNVTGYSNPKADRLIEEGAGTLDISKRKEIYHQLYRELGENPPYILIHYRQSARAVSGKIKGLEPDNYSGISSSLSKVSIQ
- a CDS encoding ABC transporter permease, which codes for MLVILFGTSFIIFFLFAMLPGDYIDSNVNLTPERAKELKALYGLDQPIWRRYVTWLGNVFSGDLGFSLKYQENVLSLLQKYVWNSFFVAFLALLITWSAAMITGVISAVRKYSWFDGIVTFLVFASMAFPSFFISLLFIKWFGVDLKILPVGGMIDTGSTSSGFSYVLEAARHMILPVVILSMLGIGSLTRYFRSGMLDVIRQDYIRTARAKGLKERTVIWKHALKNALIPAVTLLAFELPGLFSGAIIIEQIFGWPGVGRIQLESVHYRDYPVLMAFTLFLSCLTIVGNFLADIAYAAIDPRVRLK